One part of the Armatimonadota bacterium genome encodes these proteins:
- the fliD gene encoding flagellar filament capping protein FliD: MSISGPQSGIRFSGLASGIDVESIITQLVSLEQAPIQRLRAQSAQIQARQTIFGQFKSSLQAFNTAASSLSIPAAFSLNQASVSDDTLLGVSVTDSAVPGTYAVNVTQMAKAHKLTSAAQTNTTSALGYAGEFLVNGKKVSVTAEDTLATIAGKVNALGIGVSANVIDGGAGQAYLVFGASKTGKANEIRLTDVTGGIAHGLGLINNLKSIRDLSGTVASSASFTSSSASLANLTGSSVSGNLTLGTDVIAFDTATDSLQSLADKINATGNHTASVVTEKVDGSDVFRLKIDSSAWPANYADPANLLGILGVTKDCISNEVTAATDALLTVDGVALSSASNTLSNVVGGMTLTLKKEGSSSVQVSQDNSAIKKKFTDFQKAFNDIIGFIRSNTQLDPETYQTGALFGDQSVTQVESTLNTMLFDNLGTGAFKTLADIGFSLDDQGKLKLDETKLDSAIANKLPDLKSLMVASGSSINPSIKFVSGGSLSVASGPGGYAIDITQAATKGTVSANTAFTTNSSVAETLTFDGSLFGSGPVNLFVPTGSSLTSLIDLINKDSRLKDLVVASNDGGKLKVESKRFGTAGNFSIVSDQAEAADNSGIGTGGGVAVAGLDVAGTINGEAATGSGQFLLGKSGNKTTDGLQIQYTGSSTGNVGALVYNRGVAAMANYRVNSFTDSVNGLLTSVDKTYTDQIQDIDDRISSLQKLISLREESLRSKFLAMEQAMSAAQAQGAQLSAMLRSG; encoded by the coding sequence ATGAGCATCAGCGGCCCCCAATCTGGAATCCGGTTCTCCGGGCTCGCTTCGGGAATCGATGTCGAAAGCATCATCACCCAGCTCGTTTCGCTGGAACAGGCGCCGATCCAGAGGTTGCGGGCCCAGTCTGCCCAAATCCAAGCCCGGCAAACGATATTCGGCCAGTTCAAATCCTCCCTTCAGGCATTTAACACGGCAGCGTCATCCCTCTCCATCCCGGCGGCCTTTTCACTCAACCAGGCCTCGGTGAGCGACGACACGCTCCTCGGCGTATCGGTGACGGATTCCGCCGTCCCGGGCACCTATGCCGTCAACGTCACGCAAATGGCCAAGGCACACAAGCTCACGAGTGCCGCACAGACCAACACAACTTCTGCGCTGGGATATGCCGGCGAATTCTTGGTCAACGGCAAAAAGGTCAGCGTGACCGCGGAAGACACCCTTGCGACAATCGCCGGAAAGGTGAACGCTCTTGGGATCGGGGTTTCGGCCAACGTTATCGATGGCGGTGCGGGCCAGGCGTACCTGGTGTTTGGCGCTTCCAAGACTGGCAAGGCGAACGAAATCCGCTTGACCGATGTCACCGGCGGGATTGCGCATGGGCTTGGGCTCATCAACAACCTCAAATCGATCCGCGACCTCAGTGGCACGGTTGCCTCATCCGCCTCGTTCACGTCCAGCTCGGCGAGCCTGGCCAACTTGACCGGTTCTTCAGTTTCCGGGAACCTCACCCTGGGAACGGACGTCATCGCCTTCGATACTGCGACCGACTCCCTTCAATCCTTGGCGGACAAGATCAACGCGACAGGGAACCACACGGCAAGCGTCGTGACCGAAAAAGTTGACGGCTCCGATGTTTTCCGGCTCAAGATCGATTCGTCAGCTTGGCCGGCCAACTATGCCGATCCCGCGAACCTCCTCGGGATTTTGGGGGTCACTAAAGATTGCATTTCCAACGAGGTTACGGCCGCGACCGACGCGTTGCTCACGGTTGATGGCGTCGCATTAAGCTCCGCCAGCAACACGCTCTCCAACGTTGTCGGGGGCATGACTTTGACCTTGAAGAAGGAAGGCTCTTCCTCTGTCCAAGTCAGCCAAGATAATTCGGCGATCAAGAAGAAGTTCACCGATTTCCAAAAGGCGTTCAACGACATCATCGGCTTCATCCGCAGCAACACCCAGTTGGATCCCGAAACCTACCAAACCGGGGCTCTTTTTGGCGATCAAAGCGTCACCCAAGTCGAATCGACGCTCAACACGATGCTGTTCGACAACCTGGGTACCGGCGCGTTCAAAACCCTCGCCGACATCGGGTTCTCACTCGATGACCAGGGCAAGCTCAAACTGGACGAAACTAAACTGGATTCTGCTATTGCCAACAAACTCCCAGATTTGAAGTCACTCATGGTGGCCTCGGGCAGCAGCATCAACCCGAGCATCAAATTTGTCAGCGGGGGCAGCCTTTCGGTGGCATCGGGGCCCGGCGGGTATGCCATCGACATCACGCAAGCCGCAACCAAAGGGACGGTTTCGGCGAATACGGCCTTCACAACAAATTCTTCCGTTGCCGAGACGCTGACTTTTGACGGGTCTTTGTTCGGCAGCGGGCCCGTGAACCTGTTTGTGCCAACAGGTAGCAGCCTCACGTCGCTCATCGACCTCATCAACAAAGACAGCCGCCTGAAAGACCTGGTCGTCGCCAGCAACGACGGCGGGAAGTTGAAGGTCGAAAGCAAACGGTTCGGCACAGCCGGGAATTTTTCTATCGTCAGCGACCAAGCCGAAGCCGCCGACAACTCGGGCATCGGTACGGGAGGCGGCGTCGCTGTTGCCGGCCTAGACGTCGCCGGGACCATCAACGGTGAGGCGGCAACCGGGAGCGGACAATTCCTGCTCGGCAAATCAGGGAACAAGACCACCGACGGACTCCAAATCCAATACACTGGCTCCTCCACCGGGAACGTCGGGGCTTTGGTGTACAACCGAGGTGTCGCGGCCATGGCCAATTACCGGGTGAACTCGTTCACCGATTCGGTGAACGGCCTCCTCACTTCGGTCGATAAAACCTACACGGATCAAATCCAGGACATCGACGACCGGATTTCCAGCTTGCAAAAGCTCATCAGCCTACGGGAAGAATCGCTCCGGAGCAAGTTTTTGGCGATGGAGCAGGCCATGAGCGCGGCCCAAGCTCAAGGCGCCCAGCTTTCCGCGATGCTGCGCAGCGGCTAA
- a CDS encoding ABC transporter permease: MTTGTGTKHVFLKELREMARDRRVVQASIVMPIFMVALFVMIMGVVQNSVTGSKASHVAIVGDPADKFLDKLQDSPLFVITPVATWESGIRQLKDKEVDLVVDIPPAEEGKTDRPVRLGYNDQEPLSAIELGKWKAIFGEANRAQVRATLEQHKLDPGLAEPFKIQEVNFAKDQGLAGSSIVSLLPYLIVLWAFYGGMSVVADLVAGEKERGTMETLLVSPVRRAAVALGKILALMVVCFIGSLTTLAGVFLAGTVKTPISAGLFPSGLQIGIGQVALAALTLVTLVAFFASLMVSLAARARNIREAQTYLGLMSFMIIMPAVFSQIIGFTGMEHAAWVNWVPVLNTAVLLKAVILGTAVPAQYWPVWLVNLLLAAVFLRVSIQLFRREEIVLRV, encoded by the coding sequence ATGACAACGGGCACGGGAACCAAGCACGTCTTTTTAAAGGAACTCCGCGAAATGGCGCGCGACCGCCGGGTGGTGCAAGCCAGCATCGTGATGCCAATCTTCATGGTCGCCCTGTTTGTGATGATCATGGGCGTGGTCCAAAACAGCGTCACCGGATCCAAGGCGTCCCATGTGGCCATCGTTGGCGACCCGGCCGACAAATTCTTGGACAAGCTGCAGGACAGCCCCCTGTTCGTCATCACGCCGGTTGCCACGTGGGAGTCCGGGATCAGGCAGCTCAAAGATAAGGAAGTCGATCTGGTTGTGGACATCCCGCCGGCGGAGGAAGGCAAAACCGATCGTCCGGTGCGCCTGGGATACAACGACCAAGAACCCCTTTCCGCCATCGAGTTGGGCAAGTGGAAAGCCATCTTTGGCGAAGCGAACCGGGCCCAGGTCAGAGCAACATTGGAACAGCACAAACTCGACCCCGGGCTGGCCGAACCGTTTAAGATCCAAGAGGTCAACTTTGCCAAAGACCAAGGGCTTGCCGGTTCATCGATTGTCAGTCTGCTGCCTTACCTAATTGTGCTTTGGGCATTTTATGGCGGTATGAGCGTTGTGGCCGACCTCGTGGCGGGGGAAAAGGAGCGCGGCACGATGGAAACCCTGCTCGTCAGCCCCGTCCGCCGGGCGGCTGTGGCTTTGGGCAAAATCCTCGCCCTCATGGTGGTTTGTTTCATCGGAAGCCTGACCACCCTGGCCGGCGTTTTCCTGGCCGGGACGGTGAAAACGCCAATCTCGGCGGGCCTTTTCCCGAGCGGGCTCCAAATCGGGATCGGCCAAGTGGCGTTGGCCGCGCTGACCCTTGTCACATTGGTGGCGTTTTTTGCGAGCCTAATGGTGTCGTTAGCGGCCCGGGCGCGCAACATCCGCGAGGCGCAAACCTATTTGGGGTTGATGAGTTTCATGATCATCATGCCGGCCGTTTTTAGCCAAATCATCGGTTTCACCGGGATGGAGCACGCGGCTTGGGTCAACTGGGTGCCCGTACTTAACACGGCGGTGCTGCTCAAGGCGGTGATTTTGGGCACGGCCGTCCCAGCTCAATACTGGCCCGTCTGGTTGGTGAACCTGTTGCTCGCGGCCGTGTTCCTCAGGGTTTCGATCCAACTGTTCCGGCGGGAAGAGATCGTCCTGCGGGTTTAG
- a CDS encoding ATP-binding cassette domain-containing protein produces MVQTQQITKRFRDGAKEILAVDAVDFAAHPGEIHALLGVNGAGKTTLLRMFSTVIRPTSGTAALNGFDILQEAAQVRSSIGFLSTSTALYGRLTGREMLAYFAGLYGFAGSESRDRVQSALEQTQSHGFADQLCDRMSTGQKQRISIARAIVHGPPVLLFDEPTAGLDILAAQTVLEFLESARSNGKTIVFSTHNMNEVERLADRVTAIHQGRVRGSGTLAEIKAATGQESAELAFLQLISDPGSAA; encoded by the coding sequence ATGGTTCAGACCCAGCAGATCACTAAGCGTTTCCGGGATGGGGCCAAAGAGATCTTGGCGGTGGACGCCGTGGACTTTGCCGCGCATCCCGGCGAGATCCATGCGCTGCTCGGGGTGAACGGCGCGGGAAAGACCACCTTGCTCCGGATGTTTTCGACGGTGATCCGTCCGACTTCCGGCACTGCAGCCCTCAACGGGTTTGACATTCTGCAGGAGGCGGCGCAGGTTCGGAGCTCCATTGGATTTTTGAGCACTTCGACGGCCCTTTACGGCCGTTTGACCGGCCGGGAGATGCTCGCCTATTTCGCCGGCCTGTACGGTTTTGCTGGGAGTGAATCCCGGGACAGAGTGCAATCCGCATTGGAGCAGACGCAATCGCATGGGTTTGCCGACCAACTTTGCGACCGGATGTCGACGGGTCAAAAACAGCGGATCTCCATTGCCCGGGCCATCGTCCATGGACCGCCTGTCCTGTTATTCGATGAACCAACGGCCGGATTGGACATCCTGGCTGCCCAAACAGTGCTCGAGTTCCTGGAATCCGCCCGCTCAAATGGCAAGACGATCGTGTTCAGTACTCACAACATGAACGAAGTCGAACGGTTGGCCGACCGTGTGACGGCGATCCACCAGGGCCGTGTCCGCGGCAGCGGAACATTAGCCGAAATCAAAGCGGCGACCGGCCAAGAATCTGCCGAATTGGCGTTCCTCCAACTGATTTCCGATCCAGGGAGCGCGGCATGA
- a CDS encoding TerC family protein, translating into MEWLAQPETWISLLTLAVLEIVLGIDNIIFISILSGKLPEGQRAKARQWGLAAALITRVVLLLSLGWVMKLTVPWFHVGPFEGTGKNLILLGGGLFLMWKSVHEIHHKLEGHEDGSKPIKAAGFAAVIGQIMVLDIVFSLDSVITAVGMAKQIEVMVAAVIIAVGVMMAFANSIGTFVERHPSIKMLALAFLILIGINLVAESFHVEIPKGYTYFAMAFATVVELLNIRVSRGKPVKLHGDPSIVGEPDGSDPADH; encoded by the coding sequence ATGGAATGGCTGGCCCAACCCGAAACTTGGATCTCGTTGCTGACCTTGGCTGTCCTCGAAATTGTCCTTGGCATCGACAACATCATTTTTATCTCGATCCTCAGCGGAAAACTGCCAGAAGGTCAACGGGCAAAGGCTCGCCAGTGGGGTTTGGCGGCTGCGCTGATCACCCGCGTCGTTTTGCTCCTCAGCCTTGGCTGGGTGATGAAACTGACGGTGCCGTGGTTCCACGTCGGACCATTTGAGGGCACAGGCAAAAACCTGATTCTCCTAGGCGGGGGGTTGTTCCTCATGTGGAAATCGGTTCATGAAATCCACCACAAGCTGGAAGGCCATGAGGACGGTTCCAAGCCGATCAAGGCTGCGGGATTTGCTGCGGTGATCGGGCAGATCATGGTCTTGGACATCGTTTTCAGCCTGGATAGCGTCATCACCGCGGTCGGCATGGCCAAACAAATCGAGGTGATGGTGGCTGCCGTCATCATTGCGGTGGGGGTCATGATGGCGTTTGCCAATTCGATCGGCACGTTTGTCGAGCGGCATCCTTCTATCAAAATGCTCGCCCTGGCGTTTTTGATTTTGATCGGGATAAATTTGGTTGCCGAGAGTTTTCACGTGGAGATCCCCAAGGGTTACACCTACTTTGCCATGGCCTTCGCGACGGTTGTCGAACTCCTCAATATCCGGGTTTCTCGCGGGAAGCCGGTCAAACTCCACGGCGATCCGAGTATCGTGGGAGAGCCCGATGGTTCAGACCCAGCAGATCACTAA